One Skermanella sp. TT6 genomic window, CGACCCCCGCCGCGGTGTTCAGGATCATCGGCCAGATGCTGGTGATGAAGATCACGAAGATCGCGGAGGGATCGACCGCCCGGAACAGAAGCAGCCCGATCGGCAGCCAGGCCAGCGGGCTGACCGGCCGCAGGATCTGGATCAGCGGCGCCCAGCCCTTGCGGAAGATCGCGCTGGAGCCCATCAGGAACCCGACGGGTACTCCCACCAGGGCCGCCAGCAGGAAGCCTGCCATCACGCGGCCCAGCGAGTAGAGCACCTGCCAGAACAGCCCCATGTCGTTGGGACCGTTGCTGTAGAACGGGTCGGACAGCAACTCGACGCCGCGCTCCCAGGTTTCCCCGATGCCGGGAAAGCCGCCGCCCAGGTTGACGGCCACCAGGTGCCACGCCAGCAGGACCACCAGCAGGGTGATGGCCGGCAGCACGATGTCGGGCAGCGCCTGGAACACCCGTTCGCGGAGGCGGGCCGCCGCCGACGGGGCCGCGGGCAGGGAGGATTGCGGCTGGACTGCGGGCGAGCGCGTGGTCTCGTCCACCGGGACGCTGGTCATGTCTGGAAACTCCTTGATGATCTGGAGCGACGGACGATTCAGACGTTCGCCTGGGCGAGGGCGTCCAGGTCAATCCTGGGCTTGGAGACCTCGAAGCCGCGCAGATAGCCCACGGGGTCGGCCGGATCGAAGGTTCGGCCGTCGAGGAAGCGGTCCGGCCCCATGACGATGGGCCGGGTCGCGTCCGCCAGGGTCCAGGGCTCCGCCCGCGCTCCTTCCGACTTCCAGTCCACGGTCGGGTAGGCGACGCCCAGTTCCTTGGCGGCCTCGCGGTAGATGTCGGTGCGGAACACCGCCTCGGCGGTCCTGGCGAAGTTGATGGGCTGCTCGATCTGGCCCCAGCGCGCCATCTGCGTCAGGTACCACACCGCTTGGCTGCGCCACGGGAAATTGGCGGCGTAGCGGTGGAACACGTTGAAGTCCGGCATCGGCAGCGCCGGTTCCTTGGGCGCGTACTGGAAGGTGCCGGTCATGGACATCTTGACCACGTCGGCCGGGGCGTTGACGTAGGCCTTCTGCGAGATGATCTCGACCACCTCCATCCTGTTGCCCGGCTCGTCCATCCACTGCGCCGTCTCGATCAGCGCGCGGATCAGGGCCTTGTGGGTGTTGGGGTTGGCGTCGGCCCAGTCCTGGTTGACGCCGAAGACCTTCTCGATCTTGTTGTTCCAGATGTCGTAGTTCGTCACCAGGGTGCGGCCGATCCCGGCCTGCACGGCGCGGGCGTTCCACGGCTCGCCGACGCAGTATCCCTGGATGTTGCCGGCCTGGAGGTTGGCGACCATCTGCGGCGGGGGGATCACGATCAGGCGGACGTCCTCGTCCGGATCGATCCCGGCCGAGGCCATCCAGTAGCGCAGTTCGTAATTGTGGGTGCTGACCGGGAACACCATGGCGAAGGTCAGCGGCTCCTTCCCGGCCTTCTTGTCGGCGTCGATCACCTTCTTCAGGGCGGCGGCGCCGACCGGGTGCTTCCTCATGGTCTCGGGGTCGATCTCGACCATGCGGTCGTAGAGGGCCGTCGAAACGGTGATGGCGTTGCCGTTGAGGTCCATGGAGAACCCGGTGACCGTCGGCTTCTGGATCGCGCCGATGCCGAGCGTCGCGGCGAGCGGCATGCCGGCCAGCATGTGGGCGCCGTCGAGCGCCCCGATCATCACCTTGTCGCGGATATTGGCCCAGGACGCCTCCTTGGACAGCGCCACCTCCAGGCCGTGCTTCCCGAAGAAGCCTTTCTCGGAGGCGATCACCAGCGGCGCGCAGTCGGTCAGCGGGATGAAGCCCAGGGTCAGCTTCGTCTTCTCGATCCCGTCGGTGCCGGCCGCCCAGGCACCCGCCGGGGTGGCCGCCCTGATCGCGGAGAGCAGCGCCGCGGTGCCGGCGAGCGAGGCGCCGGCCTTGAGAATGCCGCGGCGGTCCTGCCGGGCGGTGAGCTTGGAGGTGAACAGTGCAGGGTCCTTGGACATCGCTCGCTCCATCGGCCGAAATCTCGGCAATAAAAAAGGCGCCGGAACGTCGAGCGGGCTGTTGGGAGCCGCTCGGCATTCGGACGCCATTATCCGGGGTAGGTCGTTCCGCCGTTGGACCGACACTGTCTCGTGCGCCTGGCGCTCCGCCATTGGATCGCCGCGCCGCACGCTAT contains:
- the ntrB gene encoding nitrate ABC transporter permease → MTSVPVDETTRSPAVQPQSSLPAAPSAAARLRERVFQALPDIVLPAITLLVVLLAWHLVAVNLGGGFPGIGETWERGVELLSDPFYSNGPNDMGLFWQVLYSLGRVMAGFLLAALVGVPVGFLMGSSAIFRKGWAPLIQILRPVSPLAWLPIGLLLFRAVDPSAIFVIFITSIWPMILNTAAGVEAIPNDYRNVAAVLRLNRIEMVRHILLPATLPHVLTGMRLSLGIAWMVIVAAEMLTGGIGIGFFVWDEWNNLNVSSIIVAIVVIGLVGILLDMGMNLIQRRFDHTKR
- a CDS encoding CmpA/NrtA family ABC transporter substrate-binding protein gives rise to the protein MSKDPALFTSKLTARQDRRGILKAGASLAGTAALLSAIRAATPAGAWAAGTDGIEKTKLTLGFIPLTDCAPLVIASEKGFFGKHGLEVALSKEASWANIRDKVMIGALDGAHMLAGMPLAATLGIGAIQKPTVTGFSMDLNGNAITVSTALYDRMVEIDPETMRKHPVGAAALKKVIDADKKAGKEPLTFAMVFPVSTHNYELRYWMASAGIDPDEDVRLIVIPPPQMVANLQAGNIQGYCVGEPWNARAVQAGIGRTLVTNYDIWNNKIEKVFGVNQDWADANPNTHKALIRALIETAQWMDEPGNRMEVVEIISQKAYVNAPADVVKMSMTGTFQYAPKEPALPMPDFNVFHRYAANFPWRSQAVWYLTQMARWGQIEQPINFARTAEAVFRTDIYREAAKELGVAYPTVDWKSEGARAEPWTLADATRPIVMGPDRFLDGRTFDPADPVGYLRGFEVSKPRIDLDALAQANV